A genomic segment from Solidesulfovibrio carbinolicus encodes:
- a CDS encoding aminoglycoside phosphotransferase family protein — protein MEPDQAQALVAAHFRETPVHCRRIVAGRNSRLFAVACASGRRYVVKCYCQPTAEGKCRRANEWRALTFLRGQGIDNVPEPLATFPEANASVLGFLDGVAPLAPGTTDIDALVGFLKRLRRAGETPEARELDRAADACFTLDEVVAGLDGRVRRLAALPAGDAVTRDMQDWLGGEFAARRDQAVEAARRVLPDAPLPQARRALSPSDFGFHNALRAPEGRLLFVDFEYFGWDDPAKTMADVLLHPHPAMCLPPELAGRFRRGAGRLYADDPGLPARFDCLFPLYRLKWCTIMLNEFIAADLQRRRFAGDDRPDAAAIRRDQLRKAVALLRQDAA, from the coding sequence ATGGAACCCGATCAGGCCCAGGCCCTGGTGGCCGCCCATTTCCGGGAAACCCCGGTCCACTGCCGGCGCATCGTGGCCGGCCGCAACAGCCGGCTTTTCGCCGTGGCCTGCGCCTCGGGGCGGCGCTACGTGGTCAAGTGCTATTGCCAGCCCACGGCCGAGGGGAAATGCCGGCGCGCCAACGAATGGCGCGCCCTGACGTTTCTGCGCGGCCAGGGCATCGACAACGTGCCCGAACCCCTGGCCACCTTTCCCGAGGCCAACGCCTCGGTGCTGGGCTTCCTGGACGGCGTCGCGCCCCTGGCCCCGGGTACTACAGACATCGACGCCCTGGTCGGCTTCCTGAAGCGGCTGCGCCGGGCCGGAGAAACCCCCGAGGCCCGGGAACTGGACCGGGCGGCCGATGCCTGCTTCACCTTGGACGAGGTGGTGGCCGGCCTCGACGGGCGGGTGCGCCGCCTGGCCGCCCTGCCGGCCGGCGACGCCGTCACCCGCGACATGCAGGACTGGCTTGGCGGCGAATTTGCCGCGCGCCGCGACCAGGCCGTGGAGGCGGCCCGGCGCGTGCTGCCCGACGCGCCCCTGCCCCAAGCCCGCCGCGCCTTGAGCCCCTCGGACTTCGGCTTCCACAACGCCCTGCGCGCCCCGGAGGGCCGGCTGCTGTTCGTGGATTTCGAGTATTTCGGCTGGGACGACCCGGCCAAGACCATGGCCGACGTCCTGCTCCACCCCCATCCTGCCATGTGCCTGCCGCCCGAGCTGGCCGGGCGCTTCCGCCGGGGCGCGGGCCGGCTCTACGCCGACGATCCCGGCCTGCCAGCCCGATTTGATTGCCTTTTTCCGCTGTACCGGCTTAAATGGTGCACCATCATGCTCAATGAATTCATCGCGGCCGACCTCCAGCGCCGCCGCTTTGCCGGGGACGACCGGCCCGACGCGGCGGCCATACGCCGCGATCAGCTGCGAAAGGCCGTCGCCCTGCTGCGCCAGGACGCGGCCTGA
- the pseC gene encoding UDP-4-amino-4,6-dideoxy-N-acetyl-beta-L-altrosamine transaminase: MIPYGRQCLDDDDVAAVVSALRSDFLTTGPAVAAFEGAVAAYVGVSQAVAVSSGTAALHAAMHALGIGPGDEVVVPPITFAATANCAVYVGAAPVFADVDPETLLLSPRQVAARITPRTKAVIAVDYAGQTCDYAALRAICAPRGIALVADCCHALGARDEAGVRAGAIADVSVLSFHPVKHITTGEGGMVLTNDPALADRARAFRSHGISQDAAARSAHGPFGTWEYAMEELGYNYRITDLQCALGHSQLRKLDGFLALRRRFAALYDALFADCPGIEPLARRPGIDHAYHLYVTRLPAARRKAVFEDMRRRGFGVNVHYIPVHLHPFYRRTFQTGPGLCPTAEAAYERLLSLPLHPAMAEADVRAVAENLRQALADAPAR; the protein is encoded by the coding sequence ATGATTCCCTACGGCCGGCAATGCCTCGACGACGACGACGTCGCCGCCGTGGTCTCGGCCCTGCGCTCGGACTTTTTGACCACCGGACCGGCCGTGGCCGCCTTCGAGGGGGCCGTGGCCGCCTACGTCGGCGTGTCCCAGGCCGTGGCCGTGTCCAGCGGCACGGCCGCCCTGCACGCGGCCATGCACGCCCTGGGGATCGGCCCGGGCGACGAAGTCGTCGTGCCGCCCATCACCTTCGCCGCCACCGCCAATTGCGCGGTCTACGTCGGGGCCGCCCCCGTCTTCGCCGACGTCGATCCCGAGACCCTGCTGCTGTCGCCGCGCCAGGTCGCCGCCCGGATCACGCCCAGGACCAAGGCCGTCATCGCCGTGGACTACGCCGGCCAGACCTGCGACTACGCCGCCCTGCGCGCCATTTGCGCCCCGCGCGGCATCGCCCTGGTCGCCGACTGCTGCCACGCCCTGGGGGCCCGGGACGAAGCCGGCGTCCGGGCCGGGGCCATTGCCGACGTTTCGGTGCTCAGCTTCCACCCGGTCAAGCACATCACCACCGGCGAAGGCGGCATGGTGCTCACCAACGACCCGGCGCTGGCCGACCGGGCCCGCGCCTTCCGCAGCCACGGCATCAGCCAGGACGCCGCCGCCCGCAGCGCCCACGGCCCCTTCGGGACCTGGGAGTACGCCATGGAGGAGCTGGGCTACAACTATCGCATCACCGACCTGCAATGCGCCCTGGGCCACAGCCAGCTGCGCAAGCTCGACGGCTTTTTGGCCCTTCGCCGCCGCTTCGCCGCGCTCTACGACGCCCTTTTCGCCGACTGCCCCGGCATTGAACCCCTGGCCCGCCGCCCCGGCATCGACCACGCCTACCATCTCTATGTGACGCGCCTGCCCGCCGCCCGGCGCAAGGCCGTTTTCGAGGACATGCGCCGCCGGGGCTTCGGGGTCAACGTCCACTACATTCCGGTCCACCTCCACCCGTTTTACCGCCGCACCTTCCAGACCGGGCCGGGCCTTTGCCCCACGGCCGAGGCCGCCTACGAACGGCTGCTCAGCCTGCCCCTGCATCCGGCCATGGCCGAAGCCGACGTCCGGGCCGTCGCCGAAAACCTCCGCCAGGCCCTGGCCGACGCCCCGGCCCGCTGA
- a CDS encoding class I SAM-dependent methyltransferase — MGKRLDFFTPLHTRTKREYLPRMIDDKVHCMRKAKEYEADYWDGDRRYGYGGYRYDGRWQPLARRVIDHYGLTNDSAVLDVGCGKAFLLHELRALLPGIRLAGCDISRHALREAPESVRGDLFHHRAQDPLPFGDKAFDLVVSMGCLHNLRVFELSTALGEIQRLADNAYVLVESYRDEQELFNLQCWALTCESFFDDAEWVWLYEHFGYTGDYEFIYFE, encoded by the coding sequence ATGGGCAAACGCCTGGATTTTTTCACGCCGCTGCATACCCGCACCAAACGGGAATACCTGCCGCGCATGATCGACGACAAAGTCCATTGCATGCGCAAGGCCAAGGAATACGAAGCCGACTACTGGGACGGCGACCGGCGCTACGGCTACGGCGGCTACCGCTACGACGGCCGCTGGCAGCCCCTGGCCCGGCGCGTCATCGACCACTACGGCCTCACCAACGACAGCGCCGTGCTGGACGTGGGCTGCGGCAAGGCCTTCCTGCTCCACGAGCTGCGCGCCCTGCTGCCCGGCATCCGGCTGGCCGGCTGCGACATCTCGCGCCATGCCTTGCGGGAGGCCCCGGAATCGGTCCGGGGTGACCTCTTCCACCACCGCGCCCAGGACCCCCTGCCCTTTGGCGACAAGGCCTTTGATCTCGTGGTGTCCATGGGCTGCCTGCACAACCTGCGCGTTTTCGAACTGTCCACGGCCCTAGGGGAAATCCAGCGCCTGGCCGATAACGCCTATGTCCTGGTGGAGAGCTACCGCGACGAGCAGGAATTGTTCAACCTCCAGTGCTGGGCTTTGACCTGCGAATCCTTTTTCGACGACGCGGAATGGGTCTGGCTCTACGAGCATTTCGGCTACACCGGCGATTACGAATTCATCTACTTCGAGTAG
- a CDS encoding HAD family hydrolase produces MNVGIDLDNTIIRYDGLLRRLALAQGRVPPSMPENKQAIRDHVRQRHGETAWRELQARLYGEAVAEAELHDGVWDFLAELRRRGLPFQIVSHKTRRPAAGDQTVDLRQKAMEFLEAKGFFRADGLGMDRRDVHFCDTRADKTAAIARLGHTVFIDDLEEVFLDPGFPPGVLKILFSPAPTTRAADARLLPTFAAIARAVLGEAAV; encoded by the coding sequence GTGAACGTGGGAATCGACCTGGACAACACCATCATCCGCTACGACGGGCTGCTGCGCCGCCTGGCCCTGGCCCAGGGCCGCGTTCCGCCCTCCATGCCCGAAAACAAGCAGGCCATCCGGGACCATGTCCGCCAGCGCCACGGGGAAACGGCCTGGCGCGAACTCCAGGCCCGCCTCTACGGCGAGGCCGTGGCCGAGGCCGAACTCCACGACGGCGTCTGGGATTTCCTGGCCGAACTGCGCCGGCGCGGCCTGCCCTTCCAGATCGTCAGCCACAAGACCCGCCGGCCGGCCGCCGGGGACCAGACCGTGGACCTGCGCCAAAAGGCCATGGAATTCCTGGAGGCCAAGGGCTTTTTCCGGGCCGACGGCCTGGGCATGGACCGCCGGGACGTCCATTTCTGCGACACCCGGGCCGACAAAACGGCCGCCATCGCCCGCCTGGGCCATACGGTGTTCATCGACGACCTGGAGGAAGTGTTCCTGGACCCCGGCTTTCCGCCGGGCGTCCTCAAAATCCTTTTTTCTCCGGCCCCCACGACCCGGGCCGCGGACGCGCGCCTGCTGCCCACCTTCGCCGCCATCGCCCGGGCGGTGCTGGGCGAGGCCGCCGTCTGA
- the pseB gene encoding UDP-N-acetylglucosamine 4,6-dehydratase (inverting), with amino-acid sequence MLNDKSILITGGTGSFGRRFVEIVLSRYRPKRLVILSRDELKQHEMQQTLSPEKHPCLRYFIGDIRDPGRLQRAFRKIDVVVHAAALKQVPACEYNPYEAIKTNILGGQNIVETAIDEGVSHVLALSTDKAANPINLYGATKLCSDKLFINGNSYSGPGGSKFSVVRYGNVLGSRGSVVPRFIKAREEGVVHITDPSMTRFWITLDRAVDFVLQCIEVMHGGEIFIPKLPSMTVGDMADALCPGCRRVITGVRPGEKIHEVMIPLNEARNAYEFDNYYVIKPAYRFFERTSEFFAGTKVPENFEYSSETNTAWLTREELLRLVEGS; translated from the coding sequence ATGCTCAACGACAAATCCATCCTCATCACCGGCGGCACAGGCTCCTTCGGACGGCGTTTCGTCGAAATCGTGCTGTCGCGCTATCGCCCCAAACGGCTGGTCATCCTTAGTCGGGACGAACTCAAGCAGCACGAGATGCAGCAAACGCTTTCACCGGAAAAGCATCCCTGCCTGCGCTACTTCATCGGCGACATCCGGGACCCTGGCCGACTCCAGCGCGCCTTTCGCAAGATCGACGTCGTGGTCCACGCCGCCGCCCTCAAGCAGGTGCCCGCCTGCGAGTACAACCCCTACGAGGCCATCAAGACCAACATCCTGGGCGGCCAGAACATTGTGGAAACCGCCATCGACGAAGGGGTGTCCCACGTGCTTGCCCTCAGCACGGACAAGGCGGCCAACCCCATCAACCTCTACGGCGCCACCAAGCTGTGCTCCGACAAGCTCTTTATCAACGGCAACAGCTATTCCGGCCCCGGAGGGTCCAAATTTTCCGTGGTGCGCTACGGCAACGTCCTGGGCAGCCGGGGCAGCGTGGTGCCCCGGTTCATCAAGGCCCGGGAGGAAGGCGTGGTCCACATCACCGACCCGAGCATGACCCGGTTCTGGATCACCCTGGATCGGGCGGTGGATTTCGTCCTGCAGTGCATCGAGGTCATGCACGGCGGCGAGATCTTCATCCCCAAGCTGCCCAGCATGACCGTCGGCGACATGGCCGACGCCCTGTGCCCCGGCTGCCGGCGCGTCATTACCGGCGTGCGGCCCGGGGAGAAAATCCACGAGGTCATGATTCCCTTAAACGAGGCGCGCAACGCCTACGAGTTCGACAACTACTACGTCATCAAGCCCGCCTACCGTTTCTTCGAGCGCACGTCGGAATTTTTCGCCGGCACGAAAGTGCCTGAGAATTTCGAATACAGTTCCGAGACCAACACGGCATGGCTGACGCGGGAGGAGCTCCTGCGCCTGGTCGAGGGATCATGA
- a CDS encoding transketolase family protein, with the protein MRKTCLDHVYKLACRDERVVFIGSDLGAGVLDQFRREMPERFFMEGIAEGHVVGMASGLAHEGKIVYLNTIQSFLTRRCYEQIVLDACLHNLNVRFIGNGGGMVYAPLGPTHWATEDLSILRVIPNMTVLVPADAEEMARLMPATLDHRGPLFIRLAKGYDPVVTREETFEIGRAYSYREGGDALIVGCGVVLGPMQEAAKRLAAQGVEAGVLHLPTIKPLDAEAVLSRAARAACVVTVEENTVLGGLGGAVAELLAEACLERPLRFKRIGLEDRFSKHYGSQQDHFDRVGISGEGIAAAVLGLLGRAPNRP; encoded by the coding sequence ATGCGTAAAACCTGTCTCGATCACGTCTACAAGCTGGCCTGCCGGGACGAGCGGGTGGTGTTTATCGGCTCCGACCTCGGGGCCGGGGTGCTGGACCAGTTCCGGCGGGAAATGCCCGAACGCTTCTTCATGGAAGGCATCGCCGAGGGGCATGTGGTGGGCATGGCCAGCGGCCTGGCCCACGAGGGCAAGATCGTCTACCTCAACACCATCCAAAGCTTCCTCACCCGGCGCTGTTACGAGCAGATCGTGCTGGACGCCTGCCTGCACAACCTAAACGTCCGCTTCATCGGCAACGGCGGCGGCATGGTCTACGCCCCCCTGGGACCGACCCACTGGGCCACGGAGGACCTCTCCATCCTGCGCGTCATCCCCAACATGACCGTCCTGGTCCCGGCCGACGCCGAGGAAATGGCCCGGCTCATGCCGGCCACCCTGGACCACCGGGGGCCGCTGTTTATCCGGCTGGCCAAGGGCTACGATCCCGTCGTGACCCGGGAGGAGACCTTCGAGATCGGCCGGGCCTACAGCTACCGCGAAGGCGGCGACGCCCTGATCGTCGGCTGCGGCGTGGTCCTTGGCCCCATGCAGGAGGCGGCCAAGCGGCTGGCCGCCCAGGGCGTCGAGGCCGGCGTGCTGCACCTGCCCACCATCAAGCCCCTGGACGCCGAGGCGGTGCTGTCCCGGGCGGCCCGGGCGGCCTGCGTGGTGACGGTGGAGGAAAACACCGTTCTTGGCGGCCTTGGCGGCGCGGTGGCCGAACTCTTGGCCGAAGCCTGCCTGGAGAGGCCCTTGCGCTTCAAACGGATCGGCCTGGAAGACCGTTTTTCCAAGCATTACGGCTCGCAGCAGGACCATTTCGACCGTGTCGGCATCAGCGGGGAAGGCATCGCCGCAGCCGTGCTCGGCCTGCTGGGGCGCGCCCCGAACCGGCCCTGA
- a CDS encoding glycoside hydrolase, with protein MKLFAIFHCNLMFSSIPERLRPEVVRRCYRPLLALVGEHGFPLGIEATGLTLEFLAEIAPDWIADLRGLIGRGACELVGSGYSQLIGPLVPASVNRANLRLGHEAYERILGVRPRLALVNEQAWAAGLVAHYREAGYAGVFMDYDNPARYASPPWPEATARRPQRALGAAGDNIPVIWGRSMVFQKLQRLAHGELEAEAYLDYLEQQGPGWLPVYGNDSEIFDFRPGRFEAEAPLRPDGEWAAVARAFSALRERGHVFRLPGRALDDLTAGDPGRLLSLGSAEQPIPVKKQRKYNVTRWAVTGRDDFRLNSLCRAVAARLEECAGEPTVANDALWRELCFCWSSDLRTHITPERFDEAARRLDALAGRAGAVVRQPAVVCAGEPVAVQGRLLTVRAPGVRAVLNLAKGLAVHEAAFADHDFDPAFGTLEHGFFRDIHLGADFFSGHLVMEGPGAPKATDLAAITPLLRETESYIEVCCSLALAGGRLDKAVRLHKNAQRLDVLYGLRLAAPPPGYLRLGHVTLLTAPLDPESLFYAAANGGQREYFSLAGKDFDHGDHVSFLVSCQQAVGMTDSRVLLGGRRLADGQERVVAIEPLCAEHAFVALATCRQATPAPFVRIAFSSHELDETREYATCPAAGFAFSTGFSMTPHTTTGQ; from the coding sequence ATGAAGCTGTTCGCCATCTTTCATTGCAACCTGATGTTTTCCTCCATCCCGGAGCGGCTGCGGCCAGAGGTCGTGCGGCGCTGCTACCGGCCGTTGCTGGCCCTGGTCGGCGAGCATGGCTTTCCCCTGGGCATCGAGGCCACGGGCCTGACCCTGGAGTTCCTGGCCGAGATCGCCCCGGACTGGATCGCCGATCTGCGCGGCCTGATCGGGCGCGGGGCCTGCGAACTCGTCGGCAGCGGCTACAGCCAGCTCATCGGCCCCCTGGTCCCGGCCTCGGTCAACCGGGCCAATCTGCGCCTGGGCCACGAGGCCTACGAGCGCATCCTCGGGGTCCGGCCGCGTCTGGCCCTGGTCAACGAACAGGCCTGGGCGGCCGGACTTGTCGCCCATTACCGCGAAGCAGGCTACGCGGGCGTGTTCATGGACTACGACAACCCGGCCCGCTACGCCTCCCCGCCCTGGCCCGAGGCCACGGCCCGCCGGCCCCAGCGGGCCCTGGGCGCGGCCGGGGACAACATTCCGGTCATCTGGGGCCGCTCCATGGTGTTCCAAAAGCTCCAGCGCCTGGCCCACGGCGAACTGGAAGCCGAGGCGTATCTCGACTACCTGGAGCAGCAAGGCCCGGGCTGGCTGCCGGTGTACGGCAACGACTCGGAAATCTTCGACTTCCGGCCGGGCCGCTTCGAGGCCGAAGCCCCGCTGCGCCCGGACGGCGAATGGGCGGCCGTGGCCCGGGCCTTTAGTGCCCTGCGGGAGCGCGGCCACGTCTTTCGCCTGCCCGGCCGGGCCCTGGACGATCTCACCGCCGGGGACCCGGGGCGGCTACTGTCCCTGGGGTCGGCCGAACAGCCGATCCCGGTCAAGAAGCAGCGCAAGTACAACGTGACGCGCTGGGCCGTCACCGGGCGCGACGACTTTCGCCTCAACTCCCTGTGCCGGGCCGTGGCCGCCCGGCTGGAGGAATGCGCCGGCGAGCCGACGGTCGCAAACGACGCCTTGTGGCGCGAACTGTGCTTTTGCTGGTCCAGCGACCTGCGCACCCACATCACCCCGGAACGCTTCGACGAGGCCGCCCGGCGCCTCGACGCCCTGGCCGGGCGGGCGGGCGCCGTCGTGCGCCAGCCCGCCGTGGTCTGCGCCGGCGAGCCGGTCGCCGTCCAAGGGCGGCTCCTGACCGTGCGTGCCCCAGGCGTGCGGGCCGTGCTCAACCTGGCCAAGGGCCTGGCCGTCCACGAAGCCGCCTTTGCCGACCACGACTTCGATCCGGCCTTCGGCACCCTTGAGCACGGCTTTTTCCGCGACATCCATCTCGGAGCCGATTTTTTCTCGGGCCATCTCGTCATGGAAGGCCCGGGCGCGCCCAAGGCCACCGATCTCGCGGCGATCACGCCTTTGCTGAGGGAAACGGAAAGCTATATCGAGGTCTGCTGTTCCTTGGCCCTAGCCGGGGGCCGGCTGGACAAGGCCGTGCGGCTGCACAAAAACGCCCAGCGCCTTGACGTCCTCTACGGCCTGCGCCTGGCCGCGCCGCCCCCGGGCTATCTGCGCCTGGGCCACGTCACCCTGCTCACCGCCCCCCTGGACCCGGAAAGTTTATTTTACGCCGCCGCCAACGGCGGGCAGCGGGAATATTTTTCCCTGGCCGGCAAGGATTTTGACCATGGCGATCACGTTTCGTTCCTGGTATCCTGCCAGCAGGCCGTGGGTATGACGGATTCCCGAGTCTTGCTTGGCGGGAGACGCCTGGCGGACGGCCAAGAACGGGTTGTGGCCATAGAACCGCTTTGCGCGGAACATGCCTTCGTGGCCCTGGCGACCTGCCGCCAGGCCACCCCCGCGCCCTTTGTCCGCATCGCCTTTTCCTCCCACGAGCTGGACGAGACCCGGGAATACGCAACCTGCCCGGCCGCCGGCTTTGCCTTTTCCACGGGGTTTTCCATGACGCCGCACACCACAACAGGGCAGTGA